From the genome of Streptomyces sp. NBC_01116, one region includes:
- the infC gene encoding translation initiation factor IF-3 has product MRRYAAVRQAVAWCYRGGSISAEPRINDRIRVPEVRLVGPSGEQVGIVPLAKALELAQEYDLDLVEVAATARPPVCKLMDYGKFKYESAMKAREARKNQAHTVIKEMKLRPKIDPHDYDTKKGHVVRFLKQGDKVKITIMFRGREQSRPELGFRLLQRLASDVEDLGFIESNPKQDGRNMIMVLGPHKKKTEAMAEAREAQAARKAERQGTTDAPAEGETAQAPAEAAEAPAETPSEA; this is encoded by the coding sequence ATAAGACGTTACGCGGCTGTCCGCCAGGCGGTCGCGTGGTGCTACCGAGGAGGATCCATCAGCGCCGAGCCCCGCATCAACGACCGGATTCGCGTTCCCGAGGTCCGACTTGTCGGTCCCAGTGGCGAGCAGGTCGGGATTGTTCCGCTTGCCAAGGCCCTGGAACTCGCACAGGAGTATGACCTCGACCTGGTCGAGGTGGCGGCGACAGCCCGTCCGCCCGTGTGCAAGCTCATGGACTACGGGAAGTTCAAGTACGAGTCGGCCATGAAGGCCCGTGAGGCGCGCAAGAACCAGGCGCACACGGTCATCAAGGAGATGAAGCTCCGGCCGAAGATCGACCCGCACGACTATGACACCAAGAAGGGTCACGTCGTCCGGTTCCTCAAGCAGGGCGACAAGGTCAAGATCACGATCATGTTCCGTGGTCGTGAGCAGTCCCGCCCCGAGCTGGGCTTCCGACTGCTCCAGCGTCTCGCTTCGGACGTGGAGGACCTGGGCTTCATCGAGTCCAACCCGAAGCAGGACGGCCGGAACATGATCATGGTTCTGGGCCCGCACAAGAAGAAGACCGAAGCCATGGCCGAGGCCCGTGAGGCCCAGGCCGCCCGCAAGGCCGAGCGTCAGGGCACGACCGACGCGCCGGCCGAGGGTGAGACCGCCCAGGCTCCGGCCGAAGCGGCCGAGGCTCCGGCCGAGACACCTTCCGAGGCGTGA
- a CDS encoding DUF1844 domain-containing protein yields the protein MSDATPSSDNPGFDDMARDIAEVPAVEVIVTVAVNLMSAAAVKLGLTEEGEQHKDLDEARKLVQALAGLLDASATEISTFHASPLRDGLKSLQLAFREASLVPDEPGHGPGEKYTGPVYG from the coding sequence ATGAGTGACGCGACCCCCAGCAGTGACAACCCCGGCTTCGACGACATGGCCCGCGACATCGCGGAGGTCCCCGCGGTCGAGGTGATCGTGACGGTCGCCGTCAACCTGATGAGCGCAGCCGCCGTGAAGCTCGGTCTCACGGAGGAGGGCGAGCAGCACAAGGACCTCGACGAGGCCCGCAAGCTGGTCCAGGCACTGGCCGGACTGCTGGACGCGAGCGCCACGGAGATCAGCACCTTCCACGCCTCGCCGCTGCGCGACGGCCTGAAGTCCCTCCAGCTCGCCTTCCGCGAGGCCTCGCTGGTGCCGGACGAGCCCGGCCACGGCCCCGGCGAGAAGTACACCGGTCCCGTCTACGGCTAA
- a CDS encoding MIP family channel protein: MQKRIVASEFLGTLLLVFFAVGSAVVAVEYLGTVGIALTFGFTLLALAYALGPISGCHVNPAVTLGMYMAGRIDIRTAVERWVAQFLGAIVGSALLFLLAKQIPGLETSGEFGTNGYDDRSAVGINIGGAFLAEVVLTFLLVYVVLAVTHKVAVTGFDGLPIGLALAAIHLVGIPLTGTSVNPARSFGPALFAGGAALSQLWLFIVAPLVGGAIAAYAHRLTHPYPNVMPAETEDAI; this comes from the coding sequence ATGCAGAAGCGGATCGTGGCGTCCGAGTTCCTCGGCACCCTGTTGCTGGTGTTCTTCGCCGTGGGGTCCGCGGTGGTCGCCGTCGAGTACCTCGGCACGGTGGGCATCGCCCTCACCTTCGGTTTCACCCTCCTCGCGCTGGCGTACGCGCTCGGCCCGATCTCCGGCTGCCATGTCAATCCCGCGGTGACGCTGGGGATGTACATGGCGGGCCGGATCGACATCCGTACGGCCGTCGAGCGCTGGGTGGCCCAGTTCCTCGGCGCGATCGTCGGATCGGCCCTGCTGTTCCTGCTGGCGAAGCAGATCCCGGGCCTGGAGACCAGTGGCGAGTTCGGCACCAACGGCTACGACGACCGGTCGGCCGTCGGCATCAACATCGGCGGCGCCTTCCTCGCCGAGGTGGTCCTGACGTTCCTGCTCGTCTACGTGGTCCTCGCGGTGACCCACAAGGTGGCGGTCACCGGCTTCGACGGGCTGCCCATCGGCCTGGCGCTCGCCGCGATCCACCTGGTGGGCATCCCGCTGACCGGAACGTCGGTCAACCCCGCGCGCAGCTTCGGCCCGGCGCTCTTCGCGGGCGGCGCGGCCCTCTCCCAGCTCTGGCTGTTCATCGTCGCGCCCCTGGTCGGCGGAGCGATCGCCGCCTACGCCCACCGGCTCACCCACCCCTACCCCAACGTCATGCCCGCGGAGACCGAGGACGCCATCTGA
- a CDS encoding SseB family protein, giving the protein MELKNIPDPGFSDDDGSASPALTRALDAWSRDRSAVGPVLTALRDARLLVPVVAVLGEVEEDENGLRREKTSDMAVPTLRAGDRRALPAFTSTASLALWDPEARPVAVPLHQALQAAAHEKADTVVLDLAGPVAFELSGQALLALAENRTSTDPLQDPAVIEAVRETVAADPAVVRAHLGPGTADGTLALVLAPDAVPAEAARRIAQALSASEVLRARLVSGLDLALLPAGTAMPGEPLFAR; this is encoded by the coding sequence GTGGAGCTCAAGAACATCCCGGACCCCGGTTTCTCCGACGACGACGGCTCGGCGTCCCCCGCCCTGACCAGGGCTCTGGACGCCTGGTCCCGCGACCGGAGTGCCGTGGGCCCGGTCCTCACGGCCCTGCGCGACGCCCGGCTCCTGGTCCCCGTCGTCGCCGTCCTCGGCGAGGTCGAGGAGGACGAGAACGGGCTCCGGCGCGAGAAGACCAGCGACATGGCCGTGCCGACCCTCCGGGCCGGCGACCGGCGCGCGCTCCCCGCCTTCACCTCGACCGCGTCGCTGGCGCTCTGGGACCCGGAGGCGCGCCCCGTCGCCGTACCGCTGCACCAGGCCCTCCAGGCCGCCGCCCACGAGAAGGCCGACACCGTCGTGCTGGACCTCGCCGGGCCCGTCGCCTTCGAGCTGAGCGGGCAGGCGCTCCTGGCGCTGGCCGAGAACCGCACCAGCACCGACCCGCTCCAGGACCCCGCCGTCATCGAGGCCGTACGGGAGACCGTGGCCGCCGACCCCGCCGTGGTCCGCGCCCACCTCGGCCCCGGCACCGCGGACGGCACCCTCGCGCTCGTCCTCGCCCCGGACGCCGTGCCTGCCGAGGCGGCCCGCCGCATCGCGCAGGCCCTCTCGGCCAGTGAGGTGCTGCGGGCCCGGCTGGTCAGCGGCCTGGACCTGGCCCTCCTCCCCGCCGGGACGGCCATGCCGGGGGAGCCCCTCTTCGCCCGCTGA
- a CDS encoding TetR/AcrR family transcriptional regulator: MGTSEEPRRITMTPAARRALAAAGRLFYDRGIHAVGVDLIAAEAGVTKKTLYDRFGSKEQVVVEYLADRDERWRAFLAGRLDAAPPAPRARILAVFDASRDWMSDHGSKGCSMVNAHAEISDPSHPAHAVITGQKQWMLDLFTRLARDVEGLGPDAADRLGRTLMLLHEGALVAHGLKVFPDPVAHAREEADALLSVATGR, translated from the coding sequence ATGGGCACTTCCGAGGAACCGCGACGGATCACGATGACGCCTGCCGCGCGACGGGCCCTGGCCGCCGCCGGGCGGCTCTTCTACGACCGGGGCATCCACGCCGTCGGGGTGGACCTGATCGCGGCCGAGGCCGGGGTGACCAAGAAGACCCTCTACGACCGCTTCGGCTCCAAGGAGCAGGTCGTCGTGGAGTACCTCGCCGACCGCGACGAACGCTGGCGCGCCTTCCTCGCCGGGCGTCTGGACGCCGCACCGCCCGCGCCGCGCGCCCGGATCCTGGCCGTCTTCGACGCCTCGCGCGACTGGATGTCGGACCACGGCTCCAAGGGGTGCAGCATGGTCAACGCCCATGCGGAGATCAGCGACCCGTCCCATCCGGCGCACGCGGTCATCACCGGCCAGAAGCAGTGGATGCTGGACCTGTTCACCCGACTGGCCCGGGACGTCGAGGGTCTCGGCCCCGACGCCGCCGACCGGCTGGGCCGGACGCTCATGCTGCTGCACGAAGGGGCTCTGGTCGCGCACGGCCTGAAGGTCTTCCCCGACCCGGTCGCCCACGCCCGCGAGGAGGCCGACGCCCTGCTGTCCGTGGCGACCGGGCGCTGA
- a CDS encoding DMT family transporter codes for MNVLLPVAFVLCWSSGFIGAKLGAGSASALTILMWRFLPLTVVLAVVAVTAARASWRGLGVRDVARQTVIGALSQSGYLLTVYYAIQLGVSTGTTALIDGVQPLVAGALAGPLLRSHVTARQWLGLCLGVAGVVVVTTADASAAAGVAGWAYALPFVGMLSLVAATFLESRSATRVAPSVSLTVHCAASTVIFTALAVGTGTALPPAEPAFWGAVGWLVVLSTFGGYGLYWLILRRSGVTAVNTLMFLMAPVTAVWGALMFGEPFGPRSALGLALGLVAVVVVHRGAAPRGDVQAGGPARDPAARDRSDAVSAATR; via the coding sequence ATGAACGTCCTTCTCCCGGTCGCCTTCGTGCTGTGCTGGAGTTCCGGGTTCATCGGGGCCAAGCTCGGCGCGGGCAGCGCGTCCGCCCTCACGATCCTGATGTGGCGGTTCCTGCCCCTGACGGTCGTCCTGGCCGTGGTCGCGGTGACCGCCGCGCGCGCCTCCTGGCGGGGCCTCGGCGTACGGGACGTGGCCCGGCAGACCGTGATCGGCGCGCTGTCGCAGAGCGGCTATCTGCTGACCGTCTACTACGCGATCCAGCTCGGGGTCTCCACCGGCACCACGGCCCTGATCGACGGGGTCCAGCCCCTGGTGGCGGGGGCACTGGCCGGACCGCTGCTGCGGAGTCACGTGACCGCCCGGCAGTGGCTCGGCCTGTGCCTGGGAGTGGCCGGGGTCGTCGTGGTCACGACGGCAGACGCCTCGGCCGCCGCCGGGGTGGCCGGGTGGGCCTACGCCCTGCCGTTCGTCGGCATGCTGTCGCTGGTGGCGGCCACCTTCCTGGAGAGCCGTTCCGCCACCCGGGTGGCCCCTTCGGTGTCGCTGACCGTCCACTGCGCCGCCAGCACCGTGATCTTCACCGCGCTCGCCGTCGGGACGGGGACCGCGCTGCCGCCCGCCGAGCCCGCGTTCTGGGGCGCGGTCGGCTGGCTGGTGGTGCTGTCCACCTTCGGCGGGTACGGGCTGTACTGGCTGATCCTGAGGCGCTCGGGCGTCACGGCGGTGAACACGCTCATGTTCCTGATGGCCCCCGTCACGGCGGTCTGGGGAGCCCTGATGTTCGGGGAGCCGTTCGGCCCCCGGTCCGCGCTCGGCCTGGCCCTCGGTCTGGTGGCGGTGGTCGTGGTGCACCGCGGGGCCGCCCCGCGCGGCGACGTGCAGGCCGGTGGTCCGGCTCGGGATCCGGCCGCGCGCGACCGGTCGGACGCGGTGTCCGCGGCGACCCGGTGA
- the mycP gene encoding type VII secretion-associated serine protease mycosin, which yields MTRRPHRVLAAVCAAAVLALTPAAPAHADAIRDQQWALDALHTDRAWETTRGRGVTVAVLDTGVDDAHPDLTGQVLPGKDLVGFGAARGDSSWALHGTAMAGIIAGRGNGPGRSDGVLGIAPEARILPVRVILESKDPARAKARKSRGTALADGIRWAADNGADVINLSLGDDSKSAHPDPGEDAAIQYALSKGVPVVASAGNGGEKGDRISYPAAYPGVIAVAAVDEYGTHASFSTRRWYATVSAPGVDIVVANPDGHYYIEWGTSAAAAFVSGAVALVRSAHPGLDPAQIKKLLADTARDAPAQGRDDARGYGIVDPAEAIEAGSRLRTAGLDAKAAPAGHRGRYFGEGPAPDRAADATANWAAPLAGGLGAALLAAAVVLWRGRNAPGRR from the coding sequence ATGACCCGACGACCCCACCGCGTCCTCGCCGCGGTCTGCGCCGCCGCCGTCCTCGCGCTCACCCCCGCGGCGCCCGCCCACGCGGACGCCATCCGCGACCAGCAGTGGGCCCTGGACGCCCTGCACACGGACCGGGCCTGGGAGACCACCCGGGGCCGGGGCGTCACCGTCGCCGTCCTGGACACCGGGGTCGACGACGCCCACCCCGACCTGACGGGCCAGGTGCTCCCCGGCAAGGACCTCGTCGGCTTCGGCGCCGCCCGCGGCGACTCCTCCTGGGCCCTGCACGGCACCGCGATGGCCGGCATCATCGCCGGGCGGGGCAACGGCCCCGGGCGCTCCGACGGCGTCCTCGGCATAGCACCCGAGGCCCGGATCCTGCCCGTCCGGGTCATCCTGGAGTCCAAGGACCCGGCCCGGGCCAAGGCCCGCAAGTCCCGCGGGACCGCCCTCGCCGACGGCATCCGCTGGGCCGCGGACAACGGCGCCGACGTCATCAACCTCTCCCTGGGCGACGACAGCAAGTCCGCCCACCCCGACCCCGGCGAGGACGCGGCCATCCAGTACGCCCTGTCCAAGGGCGTCCCCGTCGTCGCGTCGGCGGGCAACGGGGGTGAGAAGGGGGACCGGATCTCCTACCCCGCCGCCTACCCCGGGGTGATCGCGGTCGCCGCGGTCGACGAGTACGGTACGCACGCGTCGTTCTCCACCCGCCGCTGGTACGCCACCGTCAGCGCCCCCGGCGTCGACATCGTGGTCGCCAATCCGGACGGGCACTACTACATCGAGTGGGGCACCTCGGCCGCCGCCGCGTTCGTCTCCGGCGCGGTCGCCCTGGTCCGTTCCGCGCACCCCGGCCTCGACCCGGCCCAGATCAAGAAGCTCCTCGCCGACACCGCCCGCGACGCCCCCGCCCAGGGCCGCGACGACGCCCGCGGCTACGGGATCGTCGACCCGGCGGAGGCCATCGAGGCGGGTTCCCGGCTGCGCACGGCCGGCCTGGACGCCAAGGCCGCCCCGGCGGGACACCGGGGGCGGTACTTCGGCGAGGGCCCCGCCCCGGACCGCGCCGCCGACGCGACGGCCAACTGGGCCGCCCCGCTCGCCGGCGGCCTCGGCGCGGCGCTGCTGGCCGCGGCCGTCGTCCTGTGGCGCGGCCGTAACGCCCCCGGCCGCCGCTGA
- a CDS encoding amino acid deaminase/aldolase — translation MTARAADRTRYNRATAHLDAPIAIVDLEAFDANADDLLRRAAGKPVRVASKSVRCRALLERVLARPGFAGIMSYTLAESLWLARAGFDDVLLAYPSADRSAFAELAADPKLAAAVTVMVDDHAQLELIDASRAGGREEIRVCLELDTSLRMLGGRVRIGALRSPLRSPAQLAELARSVARRPGFRLVGLMAYEGHVAGVGDALTGRPLRSRAIRLMQSAARRELAVRRAEVVRAVRAVAPELVFVNGGGTGSVQHTAAEDAVTEIAAGSGLYVPRLFDNYTSFTGRPAALFAQPVVRRPGVGVVTVLGGGYPASGAAGADRSPVPYLPEGLRYDPQEGAGEVQTPLLGSPADDLLIGDKVWFRHAKAGELCERFDALHLIEGDRVTASVPTYRGEGRTFL, via the coding sequence ATGACTGCCCGCGCCGCTGACCGGACCCGTTACAACCGGGCCACCGCCCATCTCGACGCCCCGATCGCGATCGTCGATCTTGAGGCGTTCGACGCCAACGCCGACGATCTCCTGCGGCGGGCGGCCGGGAAGCCGGTCCGGGTGGCGAGCAAGTCGGTGCGGTGCCGGGCCCTGCTGGAGCGGGTTCTCGCGCGTCCCGGATTCGCCGGGATCATGTCGTACACGCTGGCCGAGTCGCTGTGGCTGGCGCGGGCCGGATTCGACGACGTCCTGCTCGCCTACCCGTCGGCCGACCGGTCCGCCTTCGCCGAGCTGGCCGCCGATCCGAAACTGGCCGCGGCCGTGACCGTGATGGTCGACGACCACGCCCAGCTGGAGCTGATCGACGCCTCCCGGGCGGGCGGCCGGGAGGAGATCCGGGTCTGCCTGGAGCTGGACACCTCGCTGCGGATGCTGGGCGGCCGGGTCCGGATCGGGGCGCTGCGCTCGCCTCTGCGCTCCCCCGCGCAGCTCGCCGAGCTGGCCCGCTCGGTGGCCCGCAGGCCGGGCTTCCGGCTGGTGGGGCTGATGGCGTACGAGGGGCATGTCGCCGGGGTCGGCGACGCGCTGACGGGTCGGCCGCTGCGGTCCCGGGCGATCCGGCTGATGCAGTCGGCCGCCCGCAGGGAACTGGCGGTCCGCCGGGCCGAGGTGGTGCGGGCGGTCCGCGCGGTCGCGCCGGAGCTGGTGTTCGTCAACGGCGGCGGGACCGGCAGTGTGCAGCACACGGCGGCCGAGGACGCGGTCACGGAGATCGCTGCCGGTTCGGGGCTGTACGTGCCCCGGCTGTTCGACAACTACACGTCGTTCACCGGCCGGCCCGCGGCCCTGTTCGCACAGCCCGTGGTGCGTCGGCCCGGCGTGGGTGTGGTGACGGTGCTCGGGGGCGGCTATCCGGCGTCCGGCGCGGCCGGCGCCGACCGCTCGCCGGTGCCGTATCTGCCGGAGGGGCTGCGCTACGACCCGCAGGAGGGCGCGGGCGAGGTCCAGACGCCGCTGCTGGGCTCCCCCGCCGACGACCTGCTGATCGGCGACAAGGTCTGGTTCCGGCACGCCAAGGCCGGGGAGCTGTGCGAGCGCTTCGACGCGCTGCACCTGATCGAGGGCGACCGGGTCACGGCGAGCGTTCCGACGTACCGGGGCGAGGGCCGCACCTTCCTCTGA
- a CDS encoding DUF2510 domain-containing protein produces MSYATPPGWYPDTGASGLERWWDGTAWTGHTRTPGAAHAAPEQPPAPAGFGPPSPPLPHQRGPIDQSGGGSRTKVLAITLSGVLVLGAAVAGAVLLGRDEGGTPAAPTATTSSAAPVTAPTATSSSAGPDSGPGPDEDPTVLVDQLNGVTLPVPKGWEKPENTSDDAATIRTEQSYDCPGGAAFCYHGTVSTRTARGGETDVRALAEADIATAADRAYEEDSLGRRTHGGITSHQVLKAQELTVAGRTGYLVRWQVTTGKGPGGYVQSLVFPSSVGAGTPVIVRFAFDAEVSALPLSLMDTITRGIRPLGDSATSAGVGASIGP; encoded by the coding sequence ATGAGCTACGCGACGCCGCCCGGCTGGTATCCGGACACGGGTGCATCCGGCCTGGAGCGCTGGTGGGACGGCACGGCCTGGACCGGGCACACCCGCACGCCCGGCGCCGCCCACGCCGCACCGGAACAGCCGCCGGCACCCGCGGGGTTCGGCCCGCCGTCGCCTCCGCTCCCGCACCAGCGCGGTCCGATCGACCAATCCGGCGGCGGCAGCCGGACGAAGGTCCTGGCGATCACGCTCTCGGGGGTGCTGGTCCTGGGCGCGGCCGTCGCCGGGGCCGTGCTGCTGGGCCGCGACGAGGGCGGTACGCCCGCGGCTCCGACGGCGACCACCTCCTCCGCGGCCCCCGTCACCGCACCCACGGCCACGTCCTCCTCCGCCGGCCCCGACTCCGGCCCCGGTCCGGACGAGGACCCCACGGTCCTCGTCGACCAGCTCAACGGGGTCACCCTGCCGGTGCCCAAGGGCTGGGAGAAGCCGGAGAACACCTCCGACGACGCCGCCACCATCCGCACCGAGCAGTCCTACGACTGCCCCGGAGGCGCGGCGTTCTGCTACCACGGCACGGTCAGCACCCGCACCGCCCGGGGCGGCGAGACCGATGTCCGGGCCCTGGCCGAGGCCGACATCGCCACCGCGGCCGACAGGGCCTACGAGGAGGACAGCCTCGGCCGGCGCACCCACGGCGGTATCACGTCCCACCAGGTGCTCAAGGCCCAGGAGCTGACCGTCGCCGGCCGCACCGGCTACCTGGTGCGCTGGCAGGTCACCACCGGCAAGGGGCCCGGCGGGTATGTGCAGTCCCTCGTCTTCCCCTCCTCGGTGGGCGCCGGGACACCGGTGATCGTCAGGTTCGCCTTCGACGCCGAGGTCTCCGCCCTGCCGCTGTCCCTGATGGACACGATCACCCGGGGCATCCGCCCGCTCGGGGACAGCGCGACGAGCGCCGGCGTGGGCGCGTCCATCGGCCCCTGA